From one Bacteroides intestinalis DSM 17393 genomic stretch:
- the secG gene encoding preprotein translocase subunit SecG produces the protein MYLFLVILMVVASLLMCFIVLIQNSKGGGLASGFSSSNQIMGVRKTTDFLEKGTWFLAGFMVVMSIATAYVVPTSSGKGGDVILEQAQKEEKTNPYNMPTGTAAPQTEAPATTETPATTAPAAEDSAN, from the coding sequence ATGTATTTATTCTTAGTTATCTTAATGGTGGTTGCATCTTTGCTGATGTGCTTCATTGTATTGATTCAAAATTCCAAAGGAGGCGGTTTAGCATCCGGCTTTTCTTCTTCCAATCAGATTATGGGTGTACGCAAGACTACTGACTTTCTGGAAAAAGGAACATGGTTCTTGGCAGGATTCATGGTCGTAATGAGTATTGCTACTGCTTATGTGGTTCCTACTTCTTCCGGTAAGGGAGGCGATGTGATTCTGGAGCAAGCTCAAAAAGAAGAAAAGACCAATCCGTATAACATGCCTACTGGTACAGCTGCTCCGCAGACAGAAGCTCCTGCTACAACAGAAACTCCTGCAACAACTGCTCCGGCTGCTGAAGATTCAGCTAACTAA